In one Motacilla alba alba isolate MOTALB_02 chromosome 7, Motacilla_alba_V1.0_pri, whole genome shotgun sequence genomic region, the following are encoded:
- the FAM126B gene encoding protein FAM126B isoform X1 — translation MLGSERGVVEEWLSEFKALPESQISSYAATLHRKKPLVPALYKVIQDPNNELLEPVCHQLFELYRSSEVRLKRFTLQFLPELIWVYLRLTASRDRQSNGCIEALLLGIYNLEIADKDGNNKVLSFTIPSLSKPSIYHEPSTIGSMALTEGALSQHDLIRVVYSDLHPQRETFTAQNRFEVLSFLMLCYNSAIVYMPASSYQSLCTMGSRLCVSGFPRQHEKRWKEHCGRVVLDPDFMVQLLTGVYYAIYNGQWELGQEVLEDIIYRAQLELYSQPLLVANAMKNSLPFDAPDASQEGQKVLKVEVTPTVPRISRSAITTASIRRHRWRREDGFDFSIEADSSIPGSPIQHGSTDLGIKREQEGEVLMRRTPEHGFPEPTLAAATTEDTEGVNGREESVNLNDADEGFSSGASLSSQPAGTKPVSSVSQKSSLRKTASGRSTKEKETSSAAKSSESPRDSVARKQYTHQSSDLDGDIIEMTPTKKHLSLPAGQVVPKANSLGLIRTASASSSKSFDYVNGSQAGSSVGAGTEGFTSLAAGNTNRFSTISLQEDRLGQAGEGKDLLSPGAPLTKQSRSPSFNMQLISQV, via the exons ctcctggagcctGTTTGCCACCAGCTCTTTGAACTTTATCGGAGTTCTGAAGTTCGACTCAAGAGATTCACCCTGCAGTTTTTGCCAGAGCTGATCTGGGTTTATTTGCGTCTCACTGCCAGCAGGGATAGGCAGAGTAATGGCTGCATTGAGGCACTGCTGCTTGGCATTTACAACCTG GAAATTGCTGACAAAGATGGAAATAACAAAGTTTTGTCTTTCACCATCCCTTCATTATCTAAACCCTCAATATATCATGAG CCCTCTACCATTGGATCCATGGCTTTAACTGAAGGAGCATTAAGTCAGCATGATCTTATCAGAGTAGTTTACAGTGATCTTCATCCTCAAAGAGAAACCTTCACAGCACAGAACCG gtTTGAGGTGCTGAGCTTTCTTATGCTGTGTTACAATTCAGCTATTGTCTACATGCCTGCTTCTTCTTACCAGTCACTTTGTACGATGGGTTCCAG GCTGTGTGTGAGTGGATTTCCACGGCAGCATGAGAAACGCTGGAAAGAACACTGTGGTAGAGTGGTGTTAGACCCTGACTTCATGGTGCAGCTGCTCACAGGTGTCTATTATGCCAT ATACAATGGTCAGTGGGAGCTTGGCCAGGAGGTATTGGAGGACATAATTTACAGAGCACAGCTTGAACTCTACTCACAGCCCCTGCTG GTTGCAAATGCCATGAAGAATTCGCTGCCTTTTGATGCTCCTGATGCATCACAAGAAGGCCAGAAGGTACTGAAAGTAGAAGTTACTCCAACAGTTCCAAGAATTTCTCGGAGTGCTATTACAACAGCTTCCATCCGCCGTCATCGCTGGAGGAGAGAAG ATGGCTTTGACTTCTCAATCGAGGCTGACTCAAGCATTCCTGGCTCACCGATCCAACACGGCTCCACAGACCTAGGGATCAAACGTGAGCAAGAGGGGGAGGTGCTGATGCGCAGGACCCCTGAGCATGGCTTCCCGGAGCCCACCTTGGCAGCAGCCACAACAGAGG atACTGAAGGTGTAAATGGAAGAGAGGAGTCTGTAAACCTTAATGATGCTGATGAAGGATTTTCATCGGGAGCTTCcctcagcagccagccagctgGGACAAAACCTGTATCCTCTGTATCCCAGAAGAGCAGCTTAAGGAAAACAGCAAGTGGGCGTTCCACTAAGGAGAAAGAAACCTCTTCTGCAGCAAAATCCAGTGAGAGCCCTCGGGATTCAGTAGCTCGAAAGCAGTACACGCACCAATCCTCTGACCTGGATGGAGATATAATTGAGATGACACCTACGAAGAAACACCTCAGCCTGCCCGCTGGGCAGGTGGTGCCAAAAGCCAACAGTTTGGGCCTGATCAGGACCGCCAGTGCTTCCTCCAGTAAATCATTTGACTATGTGAATGGCAGTCAAGCAGGCTCCAGTGttggagctggcacagagggtTTTACCAGTCTAGCTGCTGGCAACACCAATCGGTTTTCAACTATCAGCCTACAGGAGGACCGGCTAGGCCAAGCTGGGGAAGGTAAAGATCTCCTTTCCCCAGGAGCTCCCCTAACCAAGCAGTCTCGATCTCCAAGTTTCAATATGCAGCTGATATCCCAGGTGTAA
- the FAM126B gene encoding protein FAM126B isoform X2, producing MLGSERGVVEEWLSEFKALPESQISSYAATLHRKKPLVPALYKVIQDPNNELLEPVCHQLFELYRSSEVRLKRFTLQFLPELIWVYLRLTASRDRQSNGCIEALLLGIYNLEIADKDGNNKVLSFTIPSLSKPSIYHEPSTIGSMALTEGALSQHDLIRVVYSDLHPQRETFTAQNRFEVLSFLMLCYNSAIVYMPASSYQSLCTMGSRLCVSGFPRQHEKRWKEHCGRVVLDPDFMVQLLTGVYYAIYNGQWELGQEVLEDIIYRAQLELYSQPLLVANAMKNSLPFDAPDASQEGQKVLKVEVTPTVPRISRSAITTASIRRHRWRREDGFDFSIEADSSIPGSPIQHGSTDLGIKREQEGEVLMRRTPEHGFPEPTLAAATTEDTEGVNGREESVNLNDADEGFSSGASLSSQPAGTKPVSSVSQKSSLRKTASGRSTKEKETSSAAKSSESPRDSVARKQYTHQSSDLDGDIIEMTPTKKHLSLPAGQVVPKANSLGLIRTASASSSKSFDYVNGSQAGSSVGAGTEGFTSLAAGNTNRFSTISLQEDRLGQAGEG from the exons ctcctggagcctGTTTGCCACCAGCTCTTTGAACTTTATCGGAGTTCTGAAGTTCGACTCAAGAGATTCACCCTGCAGTTTTTGCCAGAGCTGATCTGGGTTTATTTGCGTCTCACTGCCAGCAGGGATAGGCAGAGTAATGGCTGCATTGAGGCACTGCTGCTTGGCATTTACAACCTG GAAATTGCTGACAAAGATGGAAATAACAAAGTTTTGTCTTTCACCATCCCTTCATTATCTAAACCCTCAATATATCATGAG CCCTCTACCATTGGATCCATGGCTTTAACTGAAGGAGCATTAAGTCAGCATGATCTTATCAGAGTAGTTTACAGTGATCTTCATCCTCAAAGAGAAACCTTCACAGCACAGAACCG gtTTGAGGTGCTGAGCTTTCTTATGCTGTGTTACAATTCAGCTATTGTCTACATGCCTGCTTCTTCTTACCAGTCACTTTGTACGATGGGTTCCAG GCTGTGTGTGAGTGGATTTCCACGGCAGCATGAGAAACGCTGGAAAGAACACTGTGGTAGAGTGGTGTTAGACCCTGACTTCATGGTGCAGCTGCTCACAGGTGTCTATTATGCCAT ATACAATGGTCAGTGGGAGCTTGGCCAGGAGGTATTGGAGGACATAATTTACAGAGCACAGCTTGAACTCTACTCACAGCCCCTGCTG GTTGCAAATGCCATGAAGAATTCGCTGCCTTTTGATGCTCCTGATGCATCACAAGAAGGCCAGAAGGTACTGAAAGTAGAAGTTACTCCAACAGTTCCAAGAATTTCTCGGAGTGCTATTACAACAGCTTCCATCCGCCGTCATCGCTGGAGGAGAGAAG ATGGCTTTGACTTCTCAATCGAGGCTGACTCAAGCATTCCTGGCTCACCGATCCAACACGGCTCCACAGACCTAGGGATCAAACGTGAGCAAGAGGGGGAGGTGCTGATGCGCAGGACCCCTGAGCATGGCTTCCCGGAGCCCACCTTGGCAGCAGCCACAACAGAGG atACTGAAGGTGTAAATGGAAGAGAGGAGTCTGTAAACCTTAATGATGCTGATGAAGGATTTTCATCGGGAGCTTCcctcagcagccagccagctgGGACAAAACCTGTATCCTCTGTATCCCAGAAGAGCAGCTTAAGGAAAACAGCAAGTGGGCGTTCCACTAAGGAGAAAGAAACCTCTTCTGCAGCAAAATCCAGTGAGAGCCCTCGGGATTCAGTAGCTCGAAAGCAGTACACGCACCAATCCTCTGACCTGGATGGAGATATAATTGAGATGACACCTACGAAGAAACACCTCAGCCTGCCCGCTGGGCAGGTGGTGCCAAAAGCCAACAGTTTGGGCCTGATCAGGACCGCCAGTGCTTCCTCCAGTAAATCATTTGACTATGTGAATGGCAGTCAAGCAGGCTCCAGTGttggagctggcacagagggtTTTACCAGTCTAGCTGCTGGCAACACCAATCGGTTTTCAACTATCAGCCTACAGGAGGACCGGCTAGGCCAAGCTGGGGAAG GCTGA
- the FAM126B gene encoding protein FAM126B isoform X3: MLGSERGVVEEWLSEFKALPESQISSYAATLHRKKPLVPALYKVIQDPNNELLEPVCHQLFELYRSSEVRLKRFTLQFLPELIWVYLRLTASRDRQSNGCIEALLLGIYNLEIADKDGNNKVLSFTIPSLSKPSIYHEPSTIGSMALTEGALSQHDLIRVVYSDLHPQRETFTAQNRFEVLSFLMLCYNSAIVYMPASSYQSLCTMGSRLCVSGFPRQHEKRWKEHCGRVVLDPDFMVQLLTGVYYAIYNGQWELGQEVLEDIIYRAQLELYSQPLLVANAMKNSLPFDAPDASQEGQKVLKVEVTPTVPRISRSAITTASIRRHRWRREDTEGVNGREESVNLNDADEGFSSGASLSSQPAGTKPVSSVSQKSSLRKTASGRSTKEKETSSAAKSSESPRDSVARKQYTHQSSDLDGDIIEMTPTKKHLSLPAGQVVPKANSLGLIRTASASSSKSFDYVNGSQAGSSVGAGTEGFTSLAAGNTNRFSTISLQEDRLGQAGEGKDLLSPGAPLTKQSRSPSFNMQLISQV, translated from the exons ctcctggagcctGTTTGCCACCAGCTCTTTGAACTTTATCGGAGTTCTGAAGTTCGACTCAAGAGATTCACCCTGCAGTTTTTGCCAGAGCTGATCTGGGTTTATTTGCGTCTCACTGCCAGCAGGGATAGGCAGAGTAATGGCTGCATTGAGGCACTGCTGCTTGGCATTTACAACCTG GAAATTGCTGACAAAGATGGAAATAACAAAGTTTTGTCTTTCACCATCCCTTCATTATCTAAACCCTCAATATATCATGAG CCCTCTACCATTGGATCCATGGCTTTAACTGAAGGAGCATTAAGTCAGCATGATCTTATCAGAGTAGTTTACAGTGATCTTCATCCTCAAAGAGAAACCTTCACAGCACAGAACCG gtTTGAGGTGCTGAGCTTTCTTATGCTGTGTTACAATTCAGCTATTGTCTACATGCCTGCTTCTTCTTACCAGTCACTTTGTACGATGGGTTCCAG GCTGTGTGTGAGTGGATTTCCACGGCAGCATGAGAAACGCTGGAAAGAACACTGTGGTAGAGTGGTGTTAGACCCTGACTTCATGGTGCAGCTGCTCACAGGTGTCTATTATGCCAT ATACAATGGTCAGTGGGAGCTTGGCCAGGAGGTATTGGAGGACATAATTTACAGAGCACAGCTTGAACTCTACTCACAGCCCCTGCTG GTTGCAAATGCCATGAAGAATTCGCTGCCTTTTGATGCTCCTGATGCATCACAAGAAGGCCAGAAGGTACTGAAAGTAGAAGTTACTCCAACAGTTCCAAGAATTTCTCGGAGTGCTATTACAACAGCTTCCATCCGCCGTCATCGCTGGAGGAGAGAAG atACTGAAGGTGTAAATGGAAGAGAGGAGTCTGTAAACCTTAATGATGCTGATGAAGGATTTTCATCGGGAGCTTCcctcagcagccagccagctgGGACAAAACCTGTATCCTCTGTATCCCAGAAGAGCAGCTTAAGGAAAACAGCAAGTGGGCGTTCCACTAAGGAGAAAGAAACCTCTTCTGCAGCAAAATCCAGTGAGAGCCCTCGGGATTCAGTAGCTCGAAAGCAGTACACGCACCAATCCTCTGACCTGGATGGAGATATAATTGAGATGACACCTACGAAGAAACACCTCAGCCTGCCCGCTGGGCAGGTGGTGCCAAAAGCCAACAGTTTGGGCCTGATCAGGACCGCCAGTGCTTCCTCCAGTAAATCATTTGACTATGTGAATGGCAGTCAAGCAGGCTCCAGTGttggagctggcacagagggtTTTACCAGTCTAGCTGCTGGCAACACCAATCGGTTTTCAACTATCAGCCTACAGGAGGACCGGCTAGGCCAAGCTGGGGAAGGTAAAGATCTCCTTTCCCCAGGAGCTCCCCTAACCAAGCAGTCTCGATCTCCAAGTTTCAATATGCAGCTGATATCCCAGGTGTAA